In Hyla sarda isolate aHylSar1 chromosome 9, aHylSar1.hap1, whole genome shotgun sequence, the following proteins share a genomic window:
- the LOC130292024 gene encoding olfactory receptor 10C1-like, giving the protein MAYNGNQTLATTFIIVGFETVRETELFIFCLFLVMYVFTIGAHFLIIGLVAIDKRLHKPMYVFLANFSVAEIGYITATAPKMLDGLLTRNKEISHSACMVQFYCFFAFGATENCFLVVMGYDRYVAICQPLHYATMMAKRMSLGLTIAAWTSGLMAATSPALWIASLKFCYPNQIDHFFCDYAPLLKLSCEDTSKGEFTFTVVSWTIVMGCFFLTLMSYAFIIHSVLKIPSVEGQKKAFSTCASHLTVVSIFNGTIIYMYIRPSSTIRFTSDKVVSIFYSVVTPLMNPIIYCLRNKDVKKAVYTVLGNCGAS; this is encoded by the coding sequence ATGGCATACAATGGAAACCAAACTTTGGCCACCACCTTCATCATTGTGGGGTTTGAGACAGTTCGGGAGACTGAACTCTTCATATTCTGCCTGTTCCTTGTTATGTATGTCTTCACTATCGGAGCCCATTTCCTTATTATAGGACTTGTAGCTATAGATAAGCGTCTTCACAAGCCAATGTACGTGTTTTTGGCCAACTTCTCAGTGGCAGAGATCGGTTATATTACAGCAACTGCGCCCAAGATGCTCGATGGTCTCCTGACCAGGAACAAGGAGATTTCACATTCGGCTTGTATGGTCCAGTTTTATTGCTTCTTTGCATTTGGAGCCACTGAGAACTGTTTCCTTGTTGTGATGGGATATGACCGCTATGTAGCCATTTGTCAGCCATTGCATTATGCTACCATGATGGCCAAAAGGATGAGCCTTGGCTTGACAATTGCCGCCTGGACAAGTGGGTTAATGGCGGCCACTTCTCCTGCTCTCTGGATTGCTTCCTTGAAGTTTTGTTATCCCAACCAAATCGACCACTTCTTCTGTGACTATGCTCCTCTCCTGAAGCTCTCCTGTGAGGACACGTCCAAAGGCGAATTCACATTCACTGTTGTATCTTGGACTATAGTTATGGgctgcttttttctaactttgatgtCTTATGCCTTTATAATCCACTCTGTTCTAAAAATTCCTTCTGTTGAAGGACAGAAGAAGGCCTTCAGCACTTGTGCGTCCCACCTTACAGTAGTGTCCATATTTAATGGGACTATTATCTACATGTACATACGTCCCTCCTCTACCATCCGGTTCACTTCTGACAAGGTGGTGTCTATCTTCTACAGTGTGGTGACTCCACTCATGAACCCCATCATATATTGTCTGAGGAACAAGGATGTTAAGAAAGCCGTGTACACGGTATTAGGGAACTGTGGAGCGTCATGA